The Petrocella atlantisensis genome has a window encoding:
- the galU gene encoding UTP--glucose-1-phosphate uridylyltransferase GalU — translation MKIRKVIIPAAGLGTRFLPATKAQPKEMLPIVDKPTIQYIIEEAVAAGIEDIIIITGRNKQSIEDHFDKNIELELSLQEKGEQELLKIVEKSTNLANIHFVRQKEPKGLGHAVLVAKNFIGNEPFAVMLGDDVVVSKEPCIKQLMNVYDIYNRSILGVQTVAPSEVSKYGIADVTMVDGQIAKVKGLIEKPSIDVAPSNLAIMGRYIITPRIFHYLETQTPGAGGEIQLTDALMKLSQEEDMYTLDFKGKRYDVGNKLGFISATLEFALRRDDLKLEVSSYLKNLMEDLDKNLEYE, via the coding sequence GAACAAGGTTTCTACCGGCTACGAAAGCTCAACCGAAAGAAATGCTCCCTATAGTAGACAAACCAACCATACAATATATTATTGAAGAAGCTGTGGCAGCAGGCATTGAAGATATTATCATAATTACAGGTCGTAACAAACAATCGATTGAAGATCATTTTGATAAAAACATTGAATTGGAATTAAGTTTACAAGAAAAGGGTGAACAAGAATTACTAAAAATTGTAGAAAAATCCACCAATCTTGCTAACATTCATTTTGTTCGTCAGAAGGAACCGAAGGGACTGGGACATGCTGTTTTGGTCGCTAAGAATTTTATTGGCAATGAGCCGTTTGCTGTCATGCTTGGCGACGACGTGGTTGTATCCAAAGAGCCTTGTATTAAGCAGTTGATGAATGTGTATGATATTTACAATAGAAGTATATTAGGTGTTCAAACCGTAGCCCCAAGTGAAGTTTCCAAATATGGTATTGCCGATGTTACGATGGTGGATGGTCAGATTGCAAAGGTTAAAGGCCTTATTGAAAAACCGAGCATAGATGTAGCACCAAGCAATCTGGCTATAATGGGACGTTATATTATTACCCCAAGAATATTTCATTATCTTGAAACTCAAACACCGGGTGCTGGCGGAGAAATCCAGTTAACAGATGCTCTAATGAAGCTGTCTCAGGAAGAAGATATGTATACATTAGATTTCAAAGGGAAACGTTATGATGTGGGAAATAAGCTTGGTTTTATATCAGCAACCTTAGAATTTGCTTTGAGAAGAGATGATTTGAAGTTGGAGGTTTCTTCCTATTTAAAGAACCTTATGGAGGATTTGGATAAGAATCTTGAATACGAATAA
- a CDS encoding mannose-1-phosphate guanylyltransferase, whose amino-acid sequence MACALIMAGGCGQRLWPLSTKTHPKQLLSLFSEKSMIWETVDRIKEVIPYERIFIGTNALQAGSIIEQLPMLPQDNIIIEPIFKDTAAAIGYGSLYISNRYPHTQLVVLPSDHLIKDGDTFCEVLRKGIAEAKLNNTIVTLGIQPNRAETSFGYIEVGLEAEVNKVWKTKCFCEKPDQVTANNYMKSGRHLWNSGMYIFNLDDIMKEIARYMPNHFAILTTIKQYIDKDLTGIALAEATQYLFEHFDRISIDYGIMEQVKNLRVIPCDIGWNDVGSFNAFEEVFDKNENGSIICKASVKEINAYNNIVYLEEDEVALIGVENLVVVKSEGKLLICHKNAIQDIKKIFQ is encoded by the coding sequence ATGGCATGTGCATTGATTATGGCAGGAGGTTGTGGACAAAGGCTTTGGCCTTTATCCACAAAGACACATCCTAAACAATTATTAAGTTTATTCTCAGAAAAATCAATGATTTGGGAAACGGTGGATCGCATCAAGGAAGTTATTCCCTATGAACGTATTTTTATTGGGACCAATGCACTGCAAGCAGGGAGTATTATAGAGCAATTACCCATGTTGCCTCAGGATAACATTATCATTGAACCGATATTCAAGGATACAGCAGCAGCCATTGGTTATGGAAGCCTATATATAAGCAATAGATATCCTCATACACAATTGGTTGTACTGCCATCAGATCACTTAATAAAAGATGGTGATACTTTTTGTGAGGTATTAAGAAAAGGGATAGCAGAAGCTAAACTTAACAACACAATTGTAACACTAGGCATTCAACCCAATCGAGCAGAAACCAGCTTTGGTTATATTGAAGTAGGCTTGGAGGCAGAAGTCAATAAGGTCTGGAAAACTAAATGTTTTTGTGAAAAACCGGATCAGGTAACAGCCAACAACTACATGAAGTCTGGTAGACATCTTTGGAACAGTGGTATGTATATCTTTAACCTAGATGATATTATGAAAGAAATTGCCCGATATATGCCAAATCATTTTGCAATACTTACAACCATCAAACAATATATTGACAAAGATCTTACAGGCATAGCTTTAGCGGAGGCAACTCAGTATCTTTTTGAACATTTTGACCGTATATCCATTGACTACGGTATTATGGAGCAAGTAAAAAACTTAAGGGTCATACCTTGCGATATAGGGTGGAATGATGTGGGCAGCTTTAATGCTTTTGAAGAGGTATTTGACAAAAATGAAAACGGTTCGATTATATGTAAGGCATCAGTAAAAGAAATCAATGCCTATAACAATATTGTTTATTTAGAAGAGGATGAGGTTGCACTGATTGGAGTAGAAAACCTAGTAGTGGTCAAGTCAGAAGGTAAGTTACTCATCTGTCACAAGAATGCGATACAAGACATTAAGAAGATTTTTCAATAG
- the acnA gene encoding aconitate hydratase AcnA, with protein sequence MSKEKILSCKKTLTVDGKAYNYYDLKTFESLGYGDVAHLPYSMKVLLEGAIRQFDEKTITLDHIKQIASWTSDDEKVKEIPFIPARIILQDFTGVPAVVDLAAMRSTVSRAGFDPKKINPLIPVDLVIDHSLMVDAYGTSEALEINNNNEFLRNDERYRFLRWAQTAFDNFRAVPPATGIIHQVNLEYLATVAATKDIDNETWVFPDSLVGTDSHTTMINGLGVVGWGVGGIEAEAGMLGQPLYFVIPEVIGFRLTGNLLEGANATDLALTVTQRLREEKVVGKFVEFFGPGLDSMSLADRATVANMSPEYGATMGFFPVDKETLDYLRATGRSESEINLVEVYYKAQGLFRDENSLEPQYTKVVELDMSTVVSSLAGPKRPQDRVELTRMKEAFNEVIRKPFAEGGFNLTEEEITTAVDVEVDGQKDTIKTGSVVIAAITSCTNTSNPSVMLGAGLVAKKAVELGLKKPVFVKSSLTPGSLVVTEYLKEAGLLPYLETLGFNVAGYGCATCIGNSGPLKKPISDAITDNDITVASVLSGNRNFEGRIHAQVKTNYLASPMLVVAYALAGNVNIDMMNEPIGFGHEEQPVYLKDIWPTSLEIKEAVAMAVKPEMFRQKYADVFSGNIRFNNIPVPEGDLYEWDKNSTYIQEPPFFMNLKKEIFDIEDIKSAKVLALLGDSVTTDHISPAGNIGKNSPAGEYLKTCGVDPIDFNSFGSRRGNHEVMMRGTFGNIRIRNQIAPGTEGSYTTYFPTGEVMSIFDASMKYQEEGRNLIVIAGKEYGTGSSRDWAAKGTALLGIQAVIAESYERIHRSNLVGMGILPLQFIEGQNARTLNLKGTEVFDIKGLNNDIQPGALVDVIATSEDGQMITFKAKVRMDSIVDQEYYRNGGILHTVLRRMIH encoded by the coding sequence ATGTCAAAAGAGAAAATATTATCCTGTAAGAAGACACTTACAGTAGATGGTAAAGCATATAACTACTATGATTTAAAAACATTTGAGTCTTTGGGATATGGGGATGTAGCACATCTGCCTTATTCCATGAAAGTATTACTAGAAGGTGCTATAAGACAGTTTGACGAAAAAACCATTACACTTGATCATATCAAGCAAATCGCATCATGGACGTCAGATGATGAAAAAGTTAAAGAAATACCTTTTATTCCAGCCAGAATCATATTACAGGACTTTACCGGTGTGCCTGCTGTCGTTGACTTAGCGGCTATGCGTTCCACAGTAAGCCGAGCAGGTTTTGATCCAAAGAAAATCAATCCGTTGATACCGGTTGACCTAGTTATTGATCACTCTTTGATGGTAGATGCCTATGGTACCAGTGAAGCACTTGAGATTAACAATAATAATGAATTTCTTCGTAATGATGAACGTTATAGATTTCTTAGATGGGCACAAACGGCATTTGACAATTTTAGAGCGGTACCGCCGGCGACAGGTATTATCCACCAAGTTAACCTGGAGTATTTGGCAACAGTGGCAGCAACAAAAGACATCGACAATGAGACATGGGTTTTCCCTGATTCTCTAGTAGGGACAGATTCTCATACTACAATGATTAATGGTCTTGGTGTTGTAGGTTGGGGTGTTGGTGGTATCGAAGCAGAAGCAGGTATGCTTGGACAGCCTTTGTACTTTGTTATTCCTGAAGTCATCGGGTTTAGATTAACAGGGAATTTACTAGAAGGAGCAAATGCTACAGACTTAGCACTTACCGTCACGCAACGTCTACGAGAAGAAAAAGTCGTGGGCAAATTTGTTGAATTTTTCGGTCCTGGGTTGGATTCCATGAGCTTGGCAGATCGGGCTACTGTAGCCAATATGTCCCCGGAATATGGGGCGACAATGGGCTTTTTCCCCGTTGACAAAGAGACCTTAGACTATTTAAGAGCGACAGGAAGAAGCGAATCAGAGATTAATCTGGTAGAAGTCTATTACAAAGCCCAAGGTTTATTTAGAGATGAAAACAGTCTTGAACCACAATACACTAAAGTTGTGGAGTTGGACATGTCAACGGTCGTATCCAGTTTGGCAGGACCTAAAAGACCTCAGGACCGCGTTGAATTAACACGTATGAAAGAGGCATTTAATGAAGTCATTAGAAAACCCTTTGCAGAAGGTGGTTTTAACCTAACTGAAGAAGAAATTACTACAGCAGTAGACGTTGAAGTAGATGGACAAAAAGATACCATTAAAACAGGATCTGTTGTTATTGCAGCGATTACGAGTTGTACCAATACATCAAACCCAAGCGTTATGTTGGGTGCAGGACTTGTGGCGAAAAAAGCTGTTGAACTGGGACTTAAGAAACCTGTATTTGTTAAAAGCAGTCTAACGCCAGGATCCCTTGTTGTAACAGAATATCTAAAAGAAGCCGGCTTGTTGCCTTATCTTGAAACACTTGGATTTAATGTAGCAGGTTATGGTTGTGCGACATGTATCGGTAACAGTGGACCTCTTAAAAAGCCGATTAGTGACGCCATCACTGATAATGATATAACTGTAGCATCTGTTCTAAGTGGTAACCGTAATTTTGAGGGCCGTATTCATGCACAAGTAAAAACCAATTACCTAGCATCCCCGATGTTGGTCGTAGCTTATGCCCTTGCAGGTAATGTGAATATTGATATGATGAATGAACCAATAGGGTTTGGACATGAAGAGCAACCTGTATATTTGAAGGATATTTGGCCTACTTCTCTTGAAATCAAAGAGGCTGTGGCAATGGCCGTTAAGCCGGAGATGTTTAGACAAAAATATGCAGATGTTTTCTCAGGCAATATAAGGTTCAACAATATTCCGGTACCGGAAGGTGACCTTTATGAATGGGACAAAAACTCAACTTATATTCAGGAACCACCATTTTTTATGAATCTGAAAAAAGAAATTTTTGACATAGAAGATATTAAAAGTGCAAAAGTATTAGCTCTACTGGGTGATTCGGTCACAACAGATCATATATCACCGGCAGGTAATATCGGAAAAAATAGCCCGGCGGGTGAGTATTTAAAAACCTGTGGTGTAGATCCGATTGATTTTAATAGTTTCGGTTCCAGACGTGGTAATCATGAGGTAATGATGCGTGGCACCTTTGGAAACATTCGAATACGTAATCAAATAGCCCCAGGAACGGAGGGTAGCTATACAACCTATTTCCCAACGGGTGAAGTGATGTCTATCTTTGATGCATCCATGAAGTATCAAGAAGAAGGTAGGAACCTGATCGTTATTGCAGGTAAAGAGTACGGTACAGGAAGTTCAAGAGATTGGGCAGCAAAAGGTACAGCCTTATTAGGTATACAAGCGGTTATAGCAGAAAGTTATGAGCGTATTCATCGATCGAATTTGGTTGGTATGGGCATACTTCCCTTACAATTTATTGAGGGTCAAAATGCCCGTACCCTTAACTTGAAAGGTACGGAAGTCTTTGATATCAAAGGTCTTAACAATGATATTCAACCGGGAGCCTTAGTAGATGTTATTGCTACATCAGAAGACGGACAAATGATAACCTTTAAAGCTAAGGTGAGAATGGACTCTATTGTAGATCAGGAATACTATCGTAATGGTGGTATACTTCATACGGTCTTAAGGAGAATGATTCACTAA
- a CDS encoding 5'-nucleotidase C-terminal domain-containing protein, protein MKKRLSFLLTFIMLLTMVMQVGVSAQSTYTVKEGDVLWRIARQYDMDWEDLAKYNNLANPHLIYVGQQIKIPTAGEEEVAEVKSNEVQISLLATSDLHGRIYPYEYAIDSADADAGLAKIQTLVKAERAASDNVILMDLGDTVQDNSAELFNADPVHPMIKALNYMDYDTWTIGNHEFNFEKSFLDNNVNTFNGSVLGANIYKTDGSYYVKPYTIIEKEGVRVAIVGLLPPHIDTWEAAAPQHFEGLAFEGTVESAKKTVAAIAGQYDILVGAFHLGKDGEHGYEGASAVAQAVPEFDVIFMGHAHEKLADLKVNGVTMIEPGAYGAALSKADIVVTKTADKFEVTSITPSNIETSGVEADADMLAEFKYVHDASLADANTVVGSISADYIENVDYITGEANVTTMPTSQVEDTALIDLINEVQLFYTEADVSSAATFTNNMNLVAGEFKKKDVAYIYKYPNTLMGVNITGANLKKYMEWSASYYNTYVPGDVTVSFDPNIRGYNYDMFAGVTYDIDISQPSGSRITNLLMNGVAIDDAKTYKLAVNNYRFGTLLGLELVTEADKYYDSYSEMQDAGRIRDLIIKYIVDEKAGVATPSLDNNWKIIGNEFEHPLKAEALEMVKSGAIEIPTSEDGRTPNVKSVNVYDLIKDGKFTEYQSLTLLHTNDMHGFFVEGQYDGMGAAKLKTVFDMYKGMSANTLVLDAGDATQGANLVTLSKGEKAIEVLNALGYDAMTTGNHEFDYDQAQLLKNVSMADFPVLAANVKKADGTDFLTPYVIKDVNGIKVAIFGLITPDTTFLSHPDNSVGLTFEDPAAVAATLVPSLRAQADVVVALVHLGDEGGVYTSSNLATNVTGIDVIIDGHSHSTYPNGNVVNGTLIASAGEKTKNVGIIEFALKDGAVISNGARLFTKAMSLNIEGEPTVAALIETIKAENAVIENEVVATTPEVLLGERDDVRTGETNLGNLIAESLLDISGADVALTNGGGIRTSINAGDITKGEVLTVLPFGNTVRVIELTGADLVAAIENGITDYPEAKGAFPHIAGMMVEFDSSKDAGSRVTSLKIAGEEVDTTATYTLATNDYLVAGGDGYTMFTGKKVVAEFGAMDEVLIDFINASGTGKGAITDRIKDIAELTSAFFYELFDIAA, encoded by the coding sequence TTGAAAAAGAGATTAAGTTTTTTACTCACATTCATTATGCTACTAACAATGGTGATGCAAGTAGGGGTATCAGCGCAATCAACTTACACTGTTAAAGAGGGAGATGTATTATGGCGTATTGCTAGACAATACGATATGGACTGGGAAGACCTAGCAAAGTACAATAATCTGGCAAATCCACATTTGATCTATGTGGGACAACAAATAAAAATTCCAACTGCCGGTGAAGAAGAAGTGGCAGAAGTAAAATCAAACGAAGTTCAGATATCACTTCTAGCAACTAGTGACTTGCATGGACGCATTTATCCATATGAATATGCAATTGATTCAGCCGATGCAGATGCAGGCCTCGCTAAAATCCAAACATTAGTTAAAGCTGAAAGAGCAGCAAGCGATAATGTTATTTTGATGGATCTAGGTGATACTGTACAAGATAACAGTGCGGAGCTGTTTAATGCAGACCCTGTACATCCAATGATCAAGGCATTAAATTATATGGATTATGATACTTGGACGATTGGCAATCATGAGTTCAACTTTGAAAAATCATTCCTAGACAACAACGTTAATACCTTTAACGGATCAGTACTTGGAGCGAACATCTATAAAACAGACGGCTCTTATTATGTAAAGCCTTATACAATCATTGAAAAAGAGGGCGTTAGAGTTGCCATTGTTGGGTTATTACCACCACATATTGACACTTGGGAAGCAGCTGCGCCTCAACATTTTGAAGGCTTAGCTTTTGAAGGAACGGTTGAATCTGCTAAGAAAACTGTTGCGGCTATTGCAGGCCAGTATGACATATTAGTTGGTGCTTTTCATTTAGGAAAAGACGGTGAACATGGTTATGAAGGTGCATCAGCAGTTGCCCAAGCTGTTCCGGAATTTGATGTCATATTCATGGGTCATGCTCATGAAAAACTTGCGGACTTAAAAGTAAACGGCGTTACAATGATAGAACCAGGTGCTTATGGAGCGGCTTTATCTAAAGCAGATATCGTTGTAACAAAAACCGCGGATAAATTTGAAGTGACATCGATTACCCCATCAAATATTGAAACATCTGGGGTTGAAGCGGATGCGGATATGTTAGCAGAATTTAAATATGTTCATGATGCATCATTAGCAGATGCGAATACAGTTGTAGGTTCTATTTCTGCTGATTACATCGAGAATGTAGATTATATTACAGGTGAAGCCAATGTGACAACGATGCCAACTTCACAAGTAGAAGATACAGCATTAATTGATTTAATTAATGAAGTACAATTATTCTATACCGAGGCAGATGTGAGTTCTGCGGCAACATTCACAAACAATATGAACCTTGTTGCAGGAGAATTTAAGAAAAAAGATGTCGCCTATATCTATAAATACCCAAATACTTTAATGGGTGTAAATATTACAGGTGCTAATCTTAAAAAGTATATGGAATGGTCAGCTTCCTACTATAACACTTATGTTCCGGGTGATGTAACCGTTAGTTTTGATCCTAACATTCGTGGTTATAATTATGATATGTTTGCAGGCGTTACCTATGATATCGATATTAGTCAACCTTCAGGATCAAGAATCACCAATCTCCTTATGAATGGTGTGGCTATTGATGATGCGAAAACTTATAAGTTAGCTGTTAACAACTATAGATTTGGTACATTACTAGGTCTTGAGTTGGTTACTGAAGCAGATAAGTACTATGATTCATATAGTGAAATGCAAGATGCAGGACGTATTCGTGACTTGATTATCAAATATATCGTTGATGAAAAAGCAGGCGTAGCAACACCTTCCCTAGATAATAACTGGAAAATAATTGGAAATGAATTTGAGCATCCACTAAAAGCTGAAGCTTTGGAAATGGTTAAATCAGGTGCAATTGAGATTCCTACCAGTGAAGATGGACGAACACCAAATGTTAAGTCCGTTAATGTATATGACTTAATCAAAGATGGAAAGTTTACAGAATATCAATCATTGACACTTTTACACACAAACGATATGCATGGATTCTTCGTTGAAGGTCAGTATGATGGCATGGGTGCAGCAAAACTCAAAACTGTCTTTGATATGTACAAAGGTATGAGTGCAAATACACTGGTACTCGATGCTGGTGACGCTACTCAAGGTGCCAATCTTGTGACATTGTCAAAGGGTGAAAAAGCAATAGAGGTATTAAATGCATTAGGTTATGATGCAATGACTACCGGAAATCATGAATTTGATTATGATCAAGCTCAATTGCTTAAAAACGTTAGTATGGCTGACTTCCCTGTGCTTGCCGCTAATGTTAAAAAAGCAGATGGTACAGATTTCTTGACGCCTTATGTTATTAAAGATGTAAACGGAATCAAAGTTGCAATCTTTGGTTTAATTACGCCTGACACAACATTCCTAAGCCATCCAGACAATTCTGTCGGATTAACCTTTGAAGATCCGGCTGCTGTTGCTGCTACATTAGTACCTTCGCTTAGAGCTCAAGCGGATGTTGTTGTGGCATTGGTTCACTTAGGTGACGAAGGCGGCGTTTATACAAGTAGCAATCTTGCAACCAATGTTACCGGCATCGATGTTATCATTGATGGACATAGTCATTCGACTTATCCAAATGGTAATGTTGTAAACGGTACATTGATCGCCAGTGCAGGTGAAAAAACTAAAAATGTCGGTATTATTGAATTTGCATTGAAAGACGGTGCAGTCATATCTAATGGTGCTCGTTTATTTACAAAAGCAATGTCCCTTAATATTGAGGGTGAGCCAACCGTTGCAGCATTAATCGAAACCATTAAAGCTGAAAATGCTGTTATTGAAAATGAAGTGGTTGCAACGACGCCAGAAGTTCTTTTAGGTGAAAGAGACGATGTCAGAACGGGTGAAACAAATCTTGGTAACCTTATCGCAGAATCTTTACTTGATATAAGTGGTGCTGATGTTGCTCTAACAAATGGTGGCGGTATCAGAACATCAATAAATGCTGGAGATATTACGAAAGGTGAGGTACTTACAGTTCTTCCTTTTGGCAATACCGTAAGAGTTATTGAACTTACCGGTGCAGATCTTGTTGCTGCGATAGAAAATGGTATTACAGATTATCCGGAAGCAAAAGGTGCGTTCCCACATATCGCAGGTATGATGGTTGAATTTGATTCATCTAAAGATGCTGGAAGTCGCGTAACAAGTTTGAAAATTGCTGGAGAAGAAGTTGATACTACAGCTACGTATACACTTGCTACAAATGATTACTTGGTAGCTGGTGGTGATGGGTATACGATGTTTACAGGTAAAAAAGTTGTTGCTGAATTTGGAGCAATGGATGAAGTGCTAATAGACTTTATCAATGCGAGTGGTACTGGTAAAGGGGCTATTACAGATCGTATTAAAGATATCGCTGAGTTGACTTCAGCATTCTTCTATGAACTGTTTGACATCGCTGCATAG
- a CDS encoding nucleotidyltransferase family protein: protein MCDAIVLAGGFSSRTYKNKLELPINGEPILRVVVMTLQQCCNNIVVVGGHYYNEVVEMLKDMERVKVVYNPNYNEGMFSSVLTGVAFMTQDFVLIPGDYPLIHKSTYKTIIDTEGEIVVPTYKGRKGHPILIRRHLIHPLLLESPLSNLKKFRDRYQVTYLPVEDEGILMDIDTIDDYENIKAQIIEGGYGFED from the coding sequence ATGTGTGATGCAATAGTATTGGCTGGTGGTTTTTCAAGTAGGACTTATAAGAATAAATTGGAGTTGCCCATAAATGGGGAACCCATTTTACGTGTTGTTGTCATGACATTACAACAATGTTGTAACAATATTGTTGTTGTGGGTGGTCACTATTACAATGAAGTTGTAGAGATGCTTAAGGACATGGAGCGTGTTAAGGTTGTATATAACCCAAACTATAATGAGGGTATGTTCAGTTCTGTTTTAACCGGTGTGGCCTTTATGACTCAGGATTTTGTTTTAATTCCCGGTGACTATCCATTGATTCATAAATCAACGTATAAAACAATTATTGATACAGAAGGTGAGATCGTTGTACCCACTTACAAAGGAAGAAAAGGCCATCCCATACTTATTAGGCGACATTTGATTCATCCACTGCTTTTGGAATCTCCACTGTCTAATTTGAAGAAATTTAGAGATCGATATCAAGTGACCTACTTACCTGTTGAGGATGAAGGTATACTTATGGATATAGATACCATCGACGATTACGAAAATATAAAAGCACAGATAATAGAAGGGGGTTATGGATTTGAAGATTAA
- a CDS encoding FAD binding domain-containing protein gives MDLKIKAYTMPTNLEEAYQLLQKDDAAIIAGGAWLKLLPKTLSQGIDLSGLKLDSINESEEYYTIGSMVTLRQIETHSSLGTFMGGVLQEAISHIMGVPIRNIATIGGTVAGRYGFSDLLTPLLALKANLVFYKKGQVSLESYLKEAPKEKDILLQIIIKKEYGKANYSTVKKTANDFPILNVSVVKIGSHFRVAVGARPSVATFAIKSMTYLNDSKTLTEEIIKEAARIAVEEIKFGGNARASKAYRTQLCKVMVERGIKEVAYENTN, from the coding sequence ATGGATTTGAAGATTAAAGCATATACAATGCCTACTAATCTGGAAGAAGCGTATCAATTGCTACAAAAAGATGATGCTGCCATTATCGCAGGAGGCGCATGGCTGAAGTTGTTACCAAAAACATTGTCGCAAGGTATTGATTTGTCTGGACTCAAGTTGGATTCCATTAACGAATCAGAAGAATATTATACCATTGGTAGCATGGTGACATTAAGACAGATTGAGACACACAGCAGTCTTGGAACTTTTATGGGCGGTGTATTGCAGGAAGCGATCTCTCATATTATGGGCGTGCCTATACGTAATATTGCTACTATTGGGGGAACGGTTGCCGGTAGATATGGTTTTTCAGATTTGTTAACACCCCTTCTTGCCCTTAAAGCCAATCTTGTTTTTTACAAGAAAGGTCAGGTCTCTTTAGAATCTTATTTAAAGGAAGCACCAAAAGAAAAAGACATATTGCTTCAAATCATTATAAAAAAAGAATATGGTAAGGCAAACTATTCTACGGTTAAAAAAACAGCCAATGATTTTCCCATATTGAATGTAAGTGTTGTAAAGATTGGTAGTCATTTCAGAGTAGCTGTTGGCGCAAGACCTTCTGTAGCCACTTTTGCAATTAAGAGCATGACTTATTTAAATGATAGTAAGACTTTAACAGAAGAAATAATTAAAGAAGCGGCTAGGATTGCGGTAGAAGAAATAAAATTCGGAGGCAATGCCAGAGCCTCTAAAGCCTATAGAACCCAACTGTGTAAAGTTATGGTAGAAAGAGGTATTAAGGAGGTGGCTTATGAAAACACAAATTAA
- a CDS encoding (2Fe-2S)-binding protein: MKTQIKVNGKIRTFEVEPDEYLVDTLRKHHYYSVKKGCDTSSCGVCTVLLDGKPIASCSYLSVKANGHAVTTVETIEEEATHLAELFGKEGADQCGFCNPGLALTVHAMKKELTDPTDEDIRNYLVGNLCRCSGYVSQHRAIKAYMEVRKS, from the coding sequence ATGAAAACACAAATTAAAGTGAATGGTAAAATCAGGACATTTGAGGTGGAACCGGATGAATATTTGGTAGATACACTAAGAAAGCATCATTATTATAGTGTGAAAAAGGGTTGTGATACTTCTTCATGTGGCGTATGTACTGTACTTTTGGATGGTAAGCCTATCGCTTCTTGCAGCTATTTGTCTGTAAAGGCCAATGGCCATGCTGTGACCACTGTTGAGACCATAGAAGAAGAGGCAACACATTTAGCCGAGCTCTTCGGTAAAGAAGGTGCAGATCAATGTGGTTTTTGTAATCCGGGATTGGCTTTAACTGTCCATGCGATGAAAAAAGAATTGACAGACCCTACAGATGAAGATATACGCAACTATTTAGTCGGCAATTTATGTCGTTGTTCAGGTTATGTGTCCCAGCATCGGGCCATCAAAGCATACATGGAGGTGAGAAAATCATGA